A window from Chryseobacterium vaccae encodes these proteins:
- a CDS encoding urea transporter: protein MDEFFKKIPFIDNILKGIGQIMLQENRWTGLLFLIGIFIGSWQGGVAVLLSTAAGTFTAMKLKYNPSEINAGLYGFSAALVGVALSFVFQATFLIWVLIIIGGALAAVIQHFFIVKKIPVFTLPFILITWVCVFVLHHFTQIPPSEMMSAPAGPADYDDFLTCTNAFGEVIFQGGILSGIIFFVAVFISSPAAALYGFAGAILGSSLSHMNGEPIEKIHMGLFGFNAVLSAIVFSGFKKINGLWVLIAVTITVGIDDLLVDHNTLSEVGGVLTFPFVAGTWITLLIQKMFKVKK, encoded by the coding sequence ATGGACGAATTTTTCAAAAAAATCCCTTTTATAGACAATATTTTAAAAGGAATCGGGCAGATTATGCTTCAGGAAAATCGGTGGACCGGGCTCCTGTTTCTTATCGGTATCTTTATCGGAAGCTGGCAGGGCGGTGTTGCTGTATTGTTGTCAACAGCAGCCGGAACTTTTACCGCAATGAAGTTAAAGTATAACCCATCTGAAATCAATGCAGGATTGTACGGCTTCAGTGCAGCATTGGTAGGTGTGGCTTTATCTTTTGTATTTCAGGCAACGTTTCTAATCTGGGTGCTGATCATCATAGGAGGTGCTTTGGCTGCGGTAATCCAGCATTTTTTTATCGTGAAAAAAATTCCGGTATTTACCCTTCCGTTTATTCTGATTACCTGGGTATGTGTCTTTGTATTACATCATTTTACACAGATTCCGCCATCAGAAATGATGTCTGCGCCGGCTGGACCTGCAGATTATGATGACTTTTTGACCTGCACCAACGCATTTGGGGAAGTAATTTTCCAGGGGGGAATTCTATCGGGAATCATTTTCTTTGTGGCGGTTTTCATCAGTTCTCCGGCTGCCGCATTGTATGGTTTTGCGGGGGCAATCTTGGGTTCCTCTCTCTCTCATATGAACGGGGAACCCATAGAGAAAATCCATATGGGACTTTTCGGGTTTAATGCGGTGCTTTCTGCCATCGTCTTTTCAGGATTTAAAAAGATCAACGGATTATGGGTTTTAATTGCAGTAACAATTACTGTGGGCATTGATGACCTGCTGGTAGACCATAATACATTGAGTGAAGTAGGAGGGGTGCTTACATTTCCTTTCGTTGCCGGAACATGGATCACGCTTCTGATCCAGAAAATGTTTAAAGTAAAGAAATAG
- a CDS encoding urease accessory protein UreD — protein sequence MDSRLNIIAGFKGGESYVKDLYVSLPFRVVSVGQRKSDKKLYQMIMSSSPGILDGDHYHLEVALEKGASLQLQSQSYQRLFNMKDRAVQELNVKMEDNTSFAYVPHPVVPHEDSNFQSKANIHVGRNSQIIISEIITCGRKHYGEVFKLKRFQNLMEIYHNDKLVIKDNVVIQPDLIPISCIGNLEKYTHQGTLIFYSTKKNVDKNGLIETIIEAAEQHKEEMEVGVSAMEDNGFVVRALGHGGELMYNFFLHIQELLWSLE from the coding sequence ATGGACAGTCGTTTAAATATTATTGCAGGATTCAAGGGAGGAGAATCGTATGTGAAAGACCTTTATGTCTCACTTCCTTTCAGGGTAGTTTCTGTAGGACAGCGGAAAAGCGACAAAAAACTCTATCAGATGATTATGAGCTCTTCTCCCGGAATTCTGGACGGAGACCATTATCATCTGGAGGTAGCGCTGGAAAAAGGAGCCTCTCTTCAGCTGCAGTCGCAGTCGTATCAAAGGCTGTTCAATATGAAGGATAGGGCAGTGCAGGAACTCAATGTAAAAATGGAAGATAATACCTCTTTTGCTTATGTTCCGCATCCTGTGGTTCCGCATGAAGATTCTAATTTTCAGAGTAAAGCCAATATCCATGTCGGAAGAAACAGCCAGATCATTATCAGCGAAATCATTACCTGCGGAAGAAAACATTACGGAGAAGTCTTTAAGCTGAAACGTTTTCAGAATCTCATGGAAATTTATCACAACGATAAACTGGTAATAAAAGATAACGTGGTGATCCAGCCGGATCTGATCCCCATCAGCTGCATCGGAAATCTGGAAAAGTATACCCACCAGGGAACGCTCATTTTCTACAGTACAAAGAAGAACGTGGATAAAAATGGACTGATTGAAACCATTATTGAAGCAGCAGAACAGCATAAAGAAGAGATGGAGGTGGGTGTTTCCGCAATGGAAGACAATGGCTTTGTCGTAAGAGCTTTAGGACACGGAGGAGAGCTGATGTATAATTTCTTTCTTCATATCCAGGAATTACTCTGGTCTCTTGAATAA
- the ureE gene encoding urease accessory protein UreE → MIINQIIGNLTENPTEKNIDYLDLEWFETTKRIQRKKTRQGTDVAIKFLREGQRLHEGDILFEDTEKVIAINVVETDAIVMVPGSLLEMGTVCYEIGNKHIPLFIQEDKVLLPFEMPMFRWLEASGFKPEKQSVKLLNLLKSNVEPHGHGSLGSSIFTKILKMAAPKDE, encoded by the coding sequence ATCAAATCATAGGCAATCTTACCGAAAACCCTACCGAAAAAAATATAGATTATCTGGATCTGGAATGGTTTGAAACCACCAAAAGAATCCAGCGTAAAAAAACCAGACAGGGAACAGATGTTGCCATTAAATTTCTTAGAGAAGGACAGCGTCTGCATGAAGGAGATATTCTTTTTGAGGATACCGAAAAAGTGATTGCCATCAACGTTGTGGAAACAGATGCTATCGTTATGGTGCCGGGATCTTTGCTGGAAATGGGAACCGTTTGCTATGAAATCGGTAACAAGCATATCCCGCTTTTCATTCAGGAGGACAAAGTACTGCTTCCTTTTGAAATGCCGATGTTCAGATGGCTGGAAGCAAGTGGCTTTAAACCGGAAAAACAATCCGTAAAACTGCTGAATCTTCTTAAATCCAATGTGGAACCTCACGGACACGGAAGTCTGGGATCATCCATCTTTACAAAAATCTTAAAAATGGCAGCCCCGAAAGATGAATAA
- a CDS encoding urease accessory protein UreF, producing the protein MNLNFLSGLLHLADPTLPIGGYTHSNGLETYVQERIVHTRETAKGFVQNMLQYNLKYNDGAFVKLAYEAAENNDLELLLSLDNECNAIKCPREIRQASQKLGLRLIKIFKRRENFPFMEAFEKAVRNCEANSHYCIVFGVYAYLMKIPLYEALLGFYYTSVAGMITNAVKLVPLGQLDGQDILFSLYPVMEKTAHETIELDRDMVGLCNTAFDIRCMQHERLYSRLYMS; encoded by the coding sequence ATGAATCTGAATTTTTTATCAGGACTGCTTCATCTGGCAGATCCCACATTACCTATCGGAGGGTATACCCATTCCAATGGATTGGAAACCTATGTACAGGAAAGAATCGTACATACCAGAGAAACAGCAAAGGGATTTGTACAGAACATGCTTCAGTACAATCTTAAATACAATGACGGCGCTTTTGTAAAATTAGCTTATGAAGCCGCTGAAAATAACGATCTGGAACTGCTTTTAAGCCTGGATAACGAATGTAATGCCATAAAATGTCCTAGAGAAATTCGCCAGGCCAGTCAGAAACTGGGATTGAGGCTGATTAAGATCTTCAAAAGAAGAGAAAATTTTCCCTTCATGGAAGCTTTTGAAAAAGCAGTGCGGAACTGTGAAGCCAATTCACATTACTGTATCGTATTCGGAGTGTATGCTTATCTAATGAAAATTCCCCTGTACGAAGCTCTTCTTGGCTTTTACTATACCTCAGTAGCCGGAATGATCACGAATGCTGTAAAGTTGGTTCCGCTGGGACAGTTAGATGGGCAGGACATCCTGTTCTCTCTCTATCCGGTCATGGAAAAAACAGCTCATGAAACCATCGAACTGGACAGAGATATGGTAGGACTATGCAACACGGCTTTTGATATCAGGTGTATGCAGCATGAAAGACTTTATTCCAGACTGTATATGTCATAA
- the ureG gene encoding urease accessory protein UreG has translation MENRKYIKVGVAGPVGSGKTALLERLSRKLFGTYDLGVITNDIYTKEDAEFMAKNSLLPHERIIGVETGGCPHTAIREDASMNLEAVDELAARFPEIELVLIESGGDNLSATFSPDLADVTIFIIDVAEGEKIPRKGGPGITRSDLLIINKIDLAPYVGASLEVMENDARRMRKGNPFVFTNLKTDEGLDKVIGWIKKYALLEEIEEPNLVR, from the coding sequence ATGGAAAACAGAAAATATATAAAAGTAGGAGTGGCAGGACCTGTAGGTTCAGGAAAAACCGCATTACTGGAACGTTTAAGCAGAAAATTATTCGGGACTTACGATCTTGGAGTAATTACCAATGATATTTACACCAAAGAAGATGCTGAATTCATGGCGAAAAACAGTCTTCTTCCCCACGAGAGAATTATCGGAGTAGAAACAGGAGGATGCCCTCACACTGCTATCCGTGAAGATGCAAGTATGAACCTTGAAGCAGTAGATGAGCTGGCAGCACGTTTCCCGGAAATCGAACTGGTTCTTATTGAAAGTGGGGGTGATAACCTTTCAGCAACATTCAGTCCGGACCTTGCCGATGTTACCATCTTTATTATTGATGTGGCTGAAGGAGAAAAAATTCCGAGAAAAGGAGGTCCCGGTATTACCAGATCAGATCTTTTAATCATCAATAAAATTGACCTTGCCCCTTATGTAGGAGCCAGCCTTGAAGTCATGGAGAATGATGCCAGAAGAATGAGAAAAGGAAATCCTTTTGTATTCACCAACCTTAAAACGGATGAAGGTCTGGATAAAGTAATCGGGTGGATTAAAAAATATGCACTTCTTGAAGAAATTGAAGAACCGAACCTGGTAAGATAA
- a CDS encoding TonB-dependent receptor: MKITKIAAVFLAMAFSGKIMAQETEKQLLIKDADDKFPIADVLVKYNHGNSHTHSGTDGMFSIPTASLPDTLVISRQGYDEVKWAVANDEDKNKVIFLQHKPFQISEVAINHSSFLSAITKVDLNKFPVNSAQDLLRKVPGLFIAQHAGGGKAEQLFLRGFDADHGTDVSVNVDGMPVNIVSHAHGQGYSDLHFVIPETVNNIDFGKGAYYMDRGDFNTAGYVDFQTYNGLKNSMIKLEGGSFNSKRILGMFNILHDDAGRKNAYVAAEYNYTDGPFDVKQNFNRINIFGKYNQWITDNDYFNIQFSTFNSSWNASGQIPERAVDEGIIGRWGSIDPSEGGKTSRTNLQMNFKHIISSSEQIDAMAFYSKYNFNLYSDFTFYLKDKDHGDEIHQTDGRNIYGTEIKYTKNFTLPNSSLNWISGVGFRNDDINTLQLNHVYHRDLLLDRMADVTGTETNLHAYSGLIWKIGKWTINPALRVDHFIFNMHNLLDPEQLPSGQSKEATRLSPKLNFSYAQNDNVMWFLKTGMGFHSNDLRVVVPNADQKTLPYSIGADFGVRLHPFKSLIITPTLWYMDLQQEFVYVGDDAVVEPSGKSRRFGADLGVRFQPLENFYLNADVNYSHARFIEEEKGNDYVPLAPVVTSTGSVNWDFLNGFSLGLQYRYLGSRPAVEDNSIKTKAYFVNDLMLSYNRQKWGANLQVNNLFNVKWNEAQFATETQLKGEAEPVTDLTYTPGSPFGVRVGVYYKF, translated from the coding sequence ATGAAGATAACTAAAATAGCAGCAGTGTTTCTGGCAATGGCTTTCAGTGGAAAAATAATGGCACAGGAAACAGAAAAGCAGTTGCTAATAAAAGATGCAGATGACAAATTTCCCATTGCAGACGTTCTCGTAAAGTATAACCACGGAAACAGCCATACCCATTCCGGAACAGACGGTATGTTCAGTATACCCACTGCTTCACTTCCTGATACACTGGTGATCAGCCGCCAGGGATATGATGAGGTAAAATGGGCCGTAGCCAATGATGAAGATAAAAATAAAGTTATTTTTTTACAACATAAGCCGTTTCAGATCTCTGAAGTAGCCATCAACCACAGCTCTTTTTTATCCGCGATTACCAAAGTGGATCTGAATAAATTTCCTGTAAATTCAGCTCAGGACCTGCTGAGAAAAGTACCGGGGCTATTTATTGCCCAGCACGCAGGAGGCGGGAAGGCCGAACAGCTTTTCCTGAGAGGATTCGATGCAGATCACGGTACCGATGTAAGTGTGAATGTAGACGGAATGCCTGTCAATATCGTTTCCCATGCTCACGGCCAGGGATATTCAGACCTTCACTTCGTTATTCCGGAAACAGTAAATAATATTGATTTCGGGAAAGGAGCTTACTATATGGACCGTGGAGATTTTAATACCGCCGGATATGTGGATTTTCAGACCTACAATGGTTTGAAAAACAGTATGATCAAGCTGGAAGGAGGTTCATTCAACTCAAAAAGAATCTTGGGAATGTTCAATATCCTGCACGATGATGCCGGCCGGAAAAATGCTTATGTTGCCGCGGAATACAATTATACAGACGGTCCTTTTGATGTAAAGCAGAATTTTAACAGGATTAATATTTTCGGAAAGTACAATCAGTGGATCACAGATAATGATTATTTCAACATCCAGTTCTCCACCTTTAATTCTTCCTGGAATGCTTCCGGACAGATTCCTGAACGTGCGGTAGATGAAGGAATCATCGGCAGATGGGGAAGCATTGATCCTTCAGAAGGCGGAAAAACCTCCAGAACCAACCTTCAGATGAATTTCAAACATATTATTTCATCTTCGGAACAGATTGATGCCATGGCTTTTTATTCAAAATATAATTTCAATCTGTATTCTGATTTTACTTTTTATTTAAAAGATAAAGACCACGGTGACGAGATCCACCAGACCGACGGAAGAAACATTTACGGAACCGAAATAAAATATACTAAAAACTTTACACTGCCGAACAGCTCATTGAATTGGATCTCAGGCGTAGGGTTTAGAAATGATGACATCAATACACTTCAGCTGAACCATGTATATCACAGGGATCTGCTGCTGGACAGAATGGCGGATGTAACCGGAACGGAAACCAATCTTCATGCGTATTCAGGATTGATCTGGAAAATAGGAAAATGGACGATCAACCCGGCATTAAGAGTAGATCATTTTATATTCAATATGCATAACCTTCTGGATCCTGAACAGCTTCCGTCCGGACAGTCAAAAGAGGCTACCAGACTAAGTCCTAAGTTAAACTTCTCCTATGCCCAGAATGACAATGTAATGTGGTTCCTGAAAACCGGAATGGGCTTTCACTCCAACGATTTAAGAGTGGTTGTTCCGAACGCAGATCAGAAGACCCTTCCGTATTCTATCGGTGCAGATTTCGGAGTAAGATTACATCCCTTCAAATCTTTGATCATTACCCCAACATTATGGTATATGGATTTGCAGCAGGAATTTGTGTATGTAGGAGACGATGCGGTGGTAGAGCCTTCCGGAAAATCAAGACGTTTTGGGGCCGATCTTGGAGTACGTTTCCAGCCATTGGAGAACTTCTATCTGAATGCAGATGTGAACTATTCCCACGCCAGATTCATTGAAGAAGAAAAAGGAAATGACTACGTCCCATTGGCTCCTGTAGTCACCAGTACAGGTTCCGTAAACTGGGATTTCCTTAACGGATTCTCTCTGGGATTACAATACAGGTACCTTGGTTCAAGACCTGCGGTAGAAGACAACAGCATCAAAACGAAAGCTTACTTTGTTAACGACCTTATGCTTTCTTACAACCGCCAGAAATGGGGAGCTAATCTTCAGGTGAATAACCTTTTCAATGTAAAATGGAATGAAGCGCAGTTTGCTACAGAAACCCAATTGAAAGGCGAAGCAGAGCCTGTGACAGATCTTACCTATACTCCCGGAAGCCCTTTCGGAGTGAGGGTAGGTGTGTATTATAAATTCTAA